Proteins encoded by one window of Canis lupus dingo isolate Sandy chromosome 10, ASM325472v2, whole genome shotgun sequence:
- the LOC112675710 gene encoding small nuclear ribonucleoprotein G has protein sequence MSKAHPPELKKFMDKKLSLKLNGGRHVQGILRGFDPFMNLVIDECVEMATSGQQNNIGMVVIRGNSIIMLEALERV, from the coding sequence ATGAGCAAGGCTCACCCTCCCGAGCTGAAAAAATTTATGGACAAGAAATTATCATTGAAATTAAATGGTGGCAGACATGTCCAAGGAATATTGCGAGGGTTCGATCCATTCATGAATCTTGTGATAGATGAATGTGTGGAGATGGCAACTAGCGGGCAACAGAACAATATTGGAATGGTGGTAATACGAGGAAATAGCATCATCATGTTAGAAGCCTTAGAACGAGTATAA